The following proteins are co-located in the Silene latifolia isolate original U9 population chromosome 1, ASM4854445v1, whole genome shotgun sequence genome:
- the LOC141616716 gene encoding uncharacterized protein LOC141616716: MISCDSRKIRKIENLDRISQLPEPLILDILSRLPCKDSARASVLSKTWKTFCSLYPILYFDHNLFALQSLVSDEEGGRKPDISQINDMFMDDVDYHLSRTCQLYSPIRKLSLTVAINDPLYFSCVDTWLELVRQINVPELCICVETVDYRWRDYIPDGYIYYEFPLSLLLASKGLRSVYVQGCKFGSKTFIDDSINIRGHSFFTLQQLCLKDVHIGEQSSYIFENLIRCCQGIEILVLDNCCIEMEFLKLSRFPRIKKTVLKLEDGWLNDLDIVDTNLQCLECESITYCHFNSEACAGIRELLLNCSTKQPELFKNLTTTFPLLEQIDFVIFDDDDDGYNYDTLKAANSLLRTLKFFSDSRVHQVKEVHIDCPNLTLLHCQTNGGLTELYVNCPKLRQFYYSGDTIPERVFFSSTAALKFSQCNIEIGYYNISRLINLRAFLVDIMGTTTYLTLKFSIPMETFKPEEVDAIQAAPRYNVHLTVTLSDNDMQNVAAFVDGVLWSIRPSTLTVSCKSYYFVKYLCENLAKKSHDNIYGEKSSHPCWFHLLQTFQVWWPLDIPDIKGNLAALPEQCRKFTSTIRFKFYWCYE, from the exons ATGATATCTTGTGATAGTAGAAAGATTCGCAAGATTGAGAACTTGGACAGGATTTCACAATTGCCGGAGCCTCTCATCCTTGACATACTATCTCGTCTTCCTTGCAAGGATTCTGCTCGAGCATCTGTCTTATCTAAGACATGGAAAACTTTTTGCAGCTTATACCCCATTCTTTATTTTGATCATAACCTATTTGCACTGCAATCCCTGGTATCTGATGAAGAAGGCGGCCGAAAGCCTGATATCTCTCAGATAAATGATATGTTCATGGATGATGTGGATTATCACTTGTCTAGAACCTGCCAGCTATATTCACCTATTCGGAAGTTATCGTTGACCGTTGCCATTAATGATCCCTTGTACTTCTCTTGTGTTGATACATGGTTGGAGTTGGTAAGACAAATTAATGTTCCTGAATTGTGTATTTGTGTGGAAACCGTTGATTATAGGTGGAGGGATTACATCCCTGATGGATATATATATTACGAGTTTCCGCTTTCACTACTGTTGGCTTCAAAAGGTTTGCGTTCTGTGTATGTTCAAGGGTGCAAGTTCGGGAGTAAGACATTTATTGACGACTCCATAAACATAAGGGGACACTCATTCTTTACGCTGCAGCAGTTGTGCTTAAAAGATGTTCATATTGGTGAGCAATCTTCCTATATATTTGAGAACCTGATAAGATGTTGTCAGGGGATTGAAATCCTAGTCCTTGATAATTGTTGTATCGAGATGGAGTTTTTGAAATTGTCGAGGTTTCCTAGGATAAAAAAAACTGTGCTCAAACTTGAGGATGGCTGGCTCAATGATCTTGACATTGTTGATACTAATCTTCAATGCTTGGAATGTGAATCTATAACTTATTGTCATTTCAACTCTGAGGCTTGTGCTGGTATAAGAGAGCTCTTGCTGAATTGCAGCACTAAACAGCCCGAACTCTTTAAAAACCTCACAACTACATTTCCACTTCTTGAACAAATAGattttgttatttttgatgatgatgatgatggttataACTATGATACTTTAAAAGCAGCTAATAGTCTTCTGAGGACGTTGAAGTTTTTTAGTGATAGTCGGGTTCATCAAGTTAAGGAGGTTCATATTGATTGTCCCAATTTAACATTGCTTCATTGTCAGACTAATGGTGGTCTGACTGAGCTGTACGTTAATTGCCCGAAACTGAGGCAGTTCTACTATTCTGGTGATACCATTCCCGAGCGGGTTTTCTTTAGTTCGACAGCTGCTCTAAAGTTTAGTCAGTGTAATATTGAAATAGGATACTACAACATATCAAGGCTTATTAACTTGAGGGCGTTCCTCGTAGACATAATGGGAACTACAACTTATCTGACCTTGAAGTTCAGTATTCCTATG GAAACATTCAAACCGGAGGAAGTAGACGCCATTCAAGCTGCCCCGCGATACAATGTTCATTTAACTGTCACTCTTTCTGACAACGACATGCAAAATGTAGCTGCTTTTGTGGATGGCGTGCTCTGGAGCATTCGTCCGAGCACCTTGACTGTTAGTTGCAAAAGTTACTATTTTGTTAAG TACTTGTGTGAAAACTTGGCTAAGAAATCACATGACAATATTTATGGTGAAAAATCTTCTCACCCATGTTGGTTTCATCTACTACAAACTTTTCAAGTTTGGTGGCCGTTGGATATTCCAGACATTAAGGGGAATCTAGCAGCTTTGCCGGAGCAGTGTCGAAAATTCACTAGCACAATTCGTTTCAAGTTTTATTGGTGTTATGAATAA